From one Sardina pilchardus chromosome 6, fSarPil1.1, whole genome shotgun sequence genomic stretch:
- the lratd2b gene encoding protein LRATD2 gives MGNQVEKFTHLSYAEVPTADPNGFDPEDDCPRIGVSYIFSNDDDDQDDNLGGTDREANEEDNQSDMGNELECAVYYREECVYERSLTLIELGTHSPENLLNKCKPGDLIEFVANGHYPHWAVYVGDFQVVHLHRAEVRNSFLTDASQGKRGRIINDLYKFRPLNPDVVVQNAMEQVGAKDRELNWRNSECFAAWCKFGKREFKIGGEIRIGKQPYRMKIQLSEKRSHVLEFQSLEDLIMEKRRNDQIGKVAVVQELSNHLNCTDDMKNEQDPK, from the coding sequence ATGGGGAATCAGGTGGAGAAATTTACCCATCTAAGTTACGCAGAAGTTCCGACTGCAGATCCAAACGGCTTCGACCCGGAGGATGACTGTCCGCGCATCGGAGTGTCCTATATCTTCTCGAACGATGACGACGACCAGGACGACAACCTTGGAGGGACCGATAGAGAGGCAAACGAGGAAGACAACCAGAGTGACATGGGGAATGAGCTGGAGTGTGCCGTTTACTACCGAGAGGAGTGCGTGTATGAAAGGAGCCTTACATTGATAGAATTGGGAACGCACTCACCTGAAAACCTGCTGAACAAGTGCAAACCCGGTGACTTGATTGAATTTGTTGCTAATGGTCACTATCCACACTGGGCAGTGTATGTCGGAGACTTCCAGGTGGTTCATTTACACAGGGCAGAGGTTAGAAACAGTTTTCTGACGGACGCCAGTCAAGGCAAAAGAGGCAGAATAATCAACGACCTTTATAAATTCCGACCATTAAACCCCGACGTGGTGGTGCAGAACGCAATGGAGCAAGTCGGAGCTAAAGATAGAGAGCTAAATTGGAGAAACTCCGAGTGCTTTGCAGCATGGTGTAAATTTGGCAAGCGCGAATTCAAAATTGGTGGGGAGATACGAATTGGAAAGCAGCCATATAGGATGAAAATACAACTATCTGAAAAGAGAAGCCATGTTTTGGAATTTCAAAGTTTGGAGGACTTGATTATGGAGAAAAGGAGGAACGACCAAATTGGCAAAGTAGCAGTCGTACAGGAGCTATCCAATCATTTAAACTGCACGGACGACATGAAGAATGAGCAGGATCCCAAATAA